A single Triticum dicoccoides isolate Atlit2015 ecotype Zavitan chromosome 2A, WEW_v2.0, whole genome shotgun sequence DNA region contains:
- the LOC119355279 gene encoding protein PAIR1-like produces MQAMLGLLMDSDDDGEDEGADSDWSASCVILKLEAGCPGDEVVPEEATSEGEGEALEILRRARKRRRREANANAIVLVQDQR; encoded by the exons ATGCAGGCGATGCTGGGCCTTCTCATGGACTCGGATGACGACGGCGAAGACGAGGGGGCTGACAGCGACTGGAGCGCCTCCTGCGTGATCCTGAAGTTGGAAGCAG GGTGTCCGGGTGATGAGGTGGTGCCGGAGGAGGCGACgagcgagggggagggggaggcgctgGAGATCCTGCGGCGGGCGAGgaagcggcggcggagggaggccaaCGCCAATGCGATTGTGCTCGTCCAAGACCAACGCTGA